A region from the Mucilaginibacter sp. CSA2-8R genome encodes:
- a CDS encoding alpha-glucuronidase family glycosyl hydrolase, whose amino-acid sequence MIMRQQFRVLSLLAFVWILTWANRCFADDGYKLWLNYPKINDRALAASYTQQLRQIYFTDGMGKANVARKELLLGVAGMLQFTPQIVKPESAGLLVGTYQKLPAGVTKSLATVGNDEGYVIKTITANNRKQVVIAGKTEKGVLYGVFNFLRLLQTQQPISALNINEYPKLERRVLNHWDNLNRTVERGYAGASIWNWHKLPGYIDQQYIDYARANASIGINGTVLNNVNANALMLTPEYLVKVKALADVFRPYGIRVYLSVKFSSPIEVGKLKTADPLNIEVRQWWKDKVDEIYKYVPDFGGFLVKANSEGQPGPQAYGRNHADGANMMAAALAPHNGIVMWRAFVYDSNPLNDRAKQAYDEFKPLDGKFADNVIVQVKNGAIDFQPREPFHPLFGAMAKTPLMMEFQITQEYTGFSTHLFYEAPLFKEVLDADTYAAGKGTTVAKVLETKPHAKAVTGIAGVANIGTDRNWCGHPFAQSNWYAFGRMAWNPDQSSAQIANDWLRMTFTNDKSFVQPMVQQMLASRENTVNYMTPLGLHHIMGINTHYGPGPWVDKAERPDWTAVYYHKADSLGIGFDRSSAGSKATAQYAPQVQQKFDNLATCPDSNLLWFHHLSWNYKMRSGKTLWFELVHHYYEGVDSVRRLQTVWNGMQGKVDREQYMAVKQLIAIQMEEAIRWRDACVLYFQTFSKQPIPAGYEKPLHPLSYYRDMQFHFAPGIGGSI is encoded by the coding sequence ATGATAATGCGGCAACAGTTTAGAGTTTTAAGCTTACTGGCTTTTGTATGGATACTTACATGGGCTAACCGCTGTTTCGCAGACGATGGTTACAAGCTTTGGCTAAATTATCCTAAGATAAACGATCGTGCTTTAGCAGCTTCTTATACTCAGCAGTTAAGGCAAATTTATTTTACCGATGGTATGGGCAAAGCCAATGTTGCACGCAAAGAATTACTGTTAGGCGTAGCGGGCATGCTGCAATTTACACCACAAATAGTAAAACCCGAGAGTGCCGGTTTATTGGTTGGGACCTATCAAAAATTACCGGCAGGGGTTACTAAAAGCCTTGCTACTGTTGGTAATGATGAAGGTTACGTTATTAAAACCATTACTGCTAATAACCGCAAACAGGTTGTCATAGCCGGCAAAACCGAAAAAGGCGTTTTATACGGTGTTTTCAACTTTTTAAGGTTACTACAAACGCAGCAGCCTATCAGCGCATTAAACATTAACGAATACCCCAAATTAGAACGCCGCGTGCTTAACCATTGGGACAACCTGAACCGCACGGTAGAGCGGGGGTATGCAGGGGCATCTATCTGGAACTGGCATAAACTGCCTGGTTACATTGATCAGCAGTATATTGATTACGCCCGCGCCAATGCCTCTATTGGTATAAATGGCACCGTTTTGAATAACGTAAACGCTAACGCCCTGATGCTTACCCCGGAGTATCTGGTAAAAGTAAAAGCACTGGCTGATGTTTTCAGGCCGTATGGTATCCGGGTATATTTATCGGTTAAATTCAGCAGTCCTATCGAGGTTGGCAAATTAAAAACAGCCGACCCATTAAATATAGAGGTACGCCAATGGTGGAAAGATAAAGTTGATGAGATATATAAATACGTACCCGATTTTGGCGGCTTTTTGGTCAAAGCCAATTCTGAAGGGCAACCTGGTCCGCAGGCTTACGGGCGAAACCATGCCGATGGGGCCAACATGATGGCTGCGGCACTGGCACCGCACAATGGTATTGTGATGTGGCGTGCATTCGTGTACGATAGTAACCCGTTGAACGACCGTGCAAAACAGGCCTATGACGAGTTTAAACCGCTGGACGGCAAGTTTGCCGACAACGTAATTGTACAGGTAAAAAACGGTGCCATTGATTTTCAACCCCGCGAGCCGTTTCATCCGCTTTTTGGTGCGATGGCTAAAACACCGTTAATGATGGAATTCCAGATTACCCAGGAATATACCGGTTTTTCAACACACTTATTTTACGAGGCTCCTTTATTTAAAGAGGTATTGGATGCTGATACTTATGCTGCGGGCAAAGGCACAACAGTAGCTAAAGTGCTTGAAACTAAACCGCATGCCAAAGCCGTAACAGGTATTGCCGGTGTAGCAAACATCGGTACCGATCGCAACTGGTGTGGTCATCCGTTTGCTCAAAGTAATTGGTATGCTTTTGGCCGGATGGCCTGGAACCCTGACCAGTCATCAGCCCAAATAGCGAACGATTGGTTGCGCATGACTTTTACCAACGACAAAAGCTTTGTACAACCAATGGTACAACAAATGCTGGCCTCGCGCGAAAACACAGTAAACTACATGACGCCCCTGGGCTTGCATCACATTATGGGCATTAATACCCACTATGGCCCTGGCCCCTGGGTAGATAAAGCCGAACGACCGGACTGGACGGCAGTGTATTACCACAAGGCAGACAGCTTAGGCATTGGTTTCGACCGTAGCAGCGCTGGTAGTAAAGCTACTGCACAATACGCGCCGCAAGTGCAGCAGAAGTTCGATAATCTGGCCACCTGTCCTGATAGTAACCTGTTGTGGTTTCATCACCTGAGCTGGAATTACAAAATGCGGTCGGGCAAAACGCTTTGGTTTGAGCTTGTGCATCATTATTACGAGGGTGTAGACTCGGTAAGGCGCTTGCAAACCGTTTGGAACGGCATGCAAGGTAAGGTAGACCGTGAGCAATATATGGCAGTAAAGCAGCTCATTGCTATCCAAATGGAAGAAGCTATACGCTGGCGGGATGCTTGTGTGCTTTACTTTCAAACGTTTTCTAAACAGCCTATCCCTGCCGGGTACGAAAAGCCGTTACATCCCCTGTCGTACTACCGGGACATGCAGTTTCACTTTGCGCCGGGTATTGGCGGCAGTATCTAA
- a CDS encoding glycoside hydrolase family 43 protein, which produces MFKTNLKINIALLLGASMAVACQSSDKQKQSAEQKDTAAQADSNAKKYISQPLIKSIYTADPSAHVFNGKIYIYPSHDIESGIPQNDNGDHFNMKDFHVLSMDSIGGKVTDNGVALDIKDISWAGRQLWAPDAAYEKGTYYLYFPVKDKSDVFHIGVATSKSPVGPFKAEAKPIEGSYSIDPCVFKDTDGSYYMYFGGIWGGQLQRWATGTYSGPNGSKTDLEKDDQPALSAKVVKMSPDMLGFSEKPKDAVILDENGKPLLGKDHDRRFFEGSWMYKYNGKYYFTYSTGDTHRLCYATGTSPYGPFTYKGVILEPVEGWTTHHSIVEIKGKWYLFYHDTQLSGKTHLRNVKVTELKYNPDGTIQTINEHVK; this is translated from the coding sequence ATGTTTAAAACAAACCTAAAAATTAACATTGCTTTACTGTTAGGTGCAAGCATGGCGGTAGCCTGTCAGTCATCAGACAAGCAGAAACAATCTGCCGAACAAAAAGATACCGCAGCTCAGGCTGATAGCAACGCTAAAAAATATATTTCTCAGCCACTCATCAAATCAATTTACACGGCAGATCCGTCGGCTCACGTGTTTAACGGCAAAATATATATTTACCCTTCGCACGATATTGAATCTGGTATTCCCCAGAATGATAACGGCGACCATTTTAACATGAAAGATTTCCACGTGCTATCCATGGACAGCATAGGAGGGAAGGTGACCGACAATGGCGTGGCTTTAGATATAAAAGACATCTCCTGGGCCGGGCGCCAGCTCTGGGCTCCGGATGCCGCTTACGAAAAAGGGACTTACTACCTGTACTTTCCGGTTAAAGATAAAAGCGATGTGTTTCATATTGGCGTAGCCACCAGCAAATCACCTGTTGGGCCCTTTAAGGCCGAGGCTAAACCAATTGAAGGCAGCTACAGCATTGACCCGTGTGTTTTTAAAGATACTGACGGTAGTTACTACATGTACTTTGGTGGTATTTGGGGCGGCCAATTGCAGCGCTGGGCTACCGGCACCTACTCGGGCCCAAATGGTTCGAAAACTGATTTGGAAAAAGACGACCAACCTGCATTATCTGCCAAAGTTGTTAAAATGAGCCCTGATATGCTTGGCTTCAGCGAAAAGCCAAAAGATGCGGTGATACTTGACGAAAATGGCAAACCGCTTTTAGGTAAAGACCACGACCGCCGCTTTTTTGAAGGTTCGTGGATGTATAAGTACAACGGTAAATACTACTTCACTTATTCAACCGGTGATACTCACCGCTTGTGTTATGCTACGGGTACAAGCCCATACGGACCGTTTACTTATAAAGGCGTGATACTGGAGCCGGTTGAAGGCTGGACCACGCACCATTCTATTGTTGAAATTAAAGGTAAATGGTACTTGTTTTATCATGATACACAATTATCGGGCAAAACGCATCTACGTAACGTAAAGGTAACCGAACTGAAATACAACCCGGATGGTACCATCCAAACCATTAACGAGCACGTAAAGTAA
- a CDS encoding glycosyl hydrolase 115 family protein, whose product MRKIFFCVFALMPSLLIAQTVSEVKTPGAFAVMQAGKAASVLFDKADDELIAIAGKLFTEDVQRVSGQLPQLVNARPSGKSLIIVGTVGKSKFIQELIAAKKLQAVKLKGDWERYQIQLVKAPYKGVDQALVIAGSDKRGAAYGLLELSRQMGVSPWYWWADVPVQKKASIYVSTDMPVTDAPKVKYRGIFINDEAPAFSRWTKEKFGGVNHSVYEKVFELILRLKGNYLWPAMWGNAFNDDDKLNPVLADKWGIVMGTSHHEPMQRAQQEWKRYGKGAWDYTKNDTTLRNFWRQGIINMGKHESLVTIGMRGDGDEPMTQGTATALLEGIVKDQRKIIEEVTGKPASQTPQIWALYKEVQDYYDKGMRVPDDVTLLLSDDNWGDLRKLPALNEKPRAGGYGIYYHFDYVGDPRNYKWINTNNIARVWEQMHQAWEYKARQVWIVNVGDLKPMEFPISFFLDYAWDPTKWNEGNLRNYYTQWGKDNFGVKYGAEIGDIMRLYAQYAARRKPELLDDNTYSLQNYHEFENVVGDWNKLLIRAENMNAKLDSSYRDAFFQVVLHPLKATANLHDMYEDVAYNKVYAAKNDVRANAYADKAKAAYAKDSLLSVQYNHVMAGGKWNHMMDQVHIGYRSWNDPPVNHIPKLTYVNADAAQQAASPEQTNSKSAEAMITAKSATHTFFEKDGYLALEAEHYTRAVNANGVQWKVIPDIGRTASGVSTFPITAAAVVPGKGSPHLEFDFYTYDKGEVVIQANFSPTLNFRNDKNGFQYAVSIDDEQPQMVSVNNDTDANVWRRWVASNIIVKKSSHTIAAPGKHTLKYWMVSNGLVLQKMVLDFGGVKPSYLGPPETLAK is encoded by the coding sequence ATGAGAAAAATATTTTTTTGCGTTTTTGCCCTGATGCCTTCGCTGCTGATTGCGCAAACGGTATCCGAAGTTAAAACGCCGGGTGCCTTTGCGGTTATGCAGGCCGGCAAGGCAGCATCGGTATTATTTGATAAGGCTGACGATGAACTGATTGCCATTGCAGGTAAACTATTTACCGAGGATGTGCAACGGGTAAGCGGTCAGCTACCGCAATTGGTTAACGCCAGGCCATCCGGCAAAAGCCTGATTATTGTAGGTACGGTAGGCAAGTCGAAGTTTATACAGGAATTGATTGCCGCTAAAAAGCTGCAGGCCGTTAAACTTAAAGGCGATTGGGAACGGTATCAGATACAATTGGTAAAAGCGCCTTACAAAGGGGTAGACCAAGCGTTGGTTATTGCAGGCAGTGATAAAAGAGGAGCGGCGTATGGCTTATTAGAGTTATCGAGGCAAATGGGCGTTTCGCCATGGTATTGGTGGGCAGACGTGCCGGTGCAAAAAAAGGCTTCTATTTATGTAAGCACCGATATGCCAGTTACCGATGCGCCCAAAGTAAAGTATCGCGGAATTTTTATTAATGATGAAGCGCCGGCGTTTTCCCGGTGGACCAAAGAAAAGTTTGGCGGTGTTAACCACTCAGTTTATGAAAAGGTTTTTGAACTCATTTTGCGGCTAAAGGGCAATTACCTTTGGCCTGCCATGTGGGGCAATGCTTTCAACGATGATGATAAGCTAAACCCGGTACTGGCCGATAAATGGGGCATTGTGATGGGCACATCTCACCACGAACCCATGCAGCGCGCGCAGCAGGAATGGAAACGATATGGTAAAGGGGCCTGGGATTACACTAAAAACGATACGACCTTAAGAAACTTTTGGCGGCAGGGTATCATTAATATGGGCAAGCATGAAAGCCTGGTAACCATTGGTATGCGCGGCGATGGCGACGAGCCCATGACACAAGGTACAGCAACCGCCCTGCTGGAAGGTATTGTTAAAGACCAGCGTAAAATTATTGAAGAGGTAACCGGAAAACCGGCCTCGCAAACGCCGCAAATCTGGGCTTTATATAAAGAAGTTCAGGATTATTATGATAAAGGCATGCGTGTGCCTGATGATGTTACCTTATTACTATCCGATGATAACTGGGGCGATTTGAGAAAATTACCTGCGCTGAACGAAAAGCCACGGGCAGGCGGCTACGGTATTTACTACCACTTTGATTATGTGGGCGACCCGCGCAATTACAAGTGGATTAATACCAACAACATTGCCCGGGTTTGGGAGCAGATGCACCAGGCCTGGGAATATAAAGCCCGGCAGGTCTGGATTGTAAATGTGGGCGATCTTAAGCCGATGGAATTCCCGATTTCTTTTTTTCTGGATTATGCCTGGGACCCCACCAAATGGAATGAGGGTAATCTGCGGAATTATTACACGCAATGGGGTAAAGACAATTTTGGTGTAAAGTATGGCGCAGAGATTGGCGATATTATGCGCTTATACGCGCAATATGCGGCCAGAAGAAAGCCGGAGTTACTCGACGACAATACTTACAGTTTGCAAAACTATCATGAGTTTGAGAACGTAGTAGGCGATTGGAATAAACTTTTAATTAGGGCAGAAAACATGAATGCTAAGTTAGATAGCAGCTATCGGGATGCGTTTTTTCAAGTAGTGTTACATCCTTTAAAAGCAACGGCTAATTTGCATGACATGTATGAGGATGTTGCTTACAATAAGGTGTATGCTGCTAAAAACGACGTACGGGCAAACGCTTATGCTGATAAAGCCAAAGCTGCTTACGCAAAAGATTCGCTGCTTTCGGTACAGTATAACCATGTGATGGCTGGTGGCAAATGGAACCACATGATGGACCAGGTACACATTGGCTATCGTAGCTGGAACGACCCGCCGGTTAACCATATACCTAAATTAACCTACGTTAACGCAGATGCTGCCCAGCAAGCGGCGTCGCCAGAACAAACCAACAGCAAAAGCGCTGAGGCGATGATAACGGCAAAATCGGCTACACATACTTTTTTTGAGAAGGATGGCTACTTAGCCTTGGAGGCCGAACATTATACCCGTGCTGTCAATGCCAACGGTGTACAGTGGAAAGTTATTCCTGATATTGGCAGAACTGCATCGGGAGTGAGTACGTTTCCGATTACAGCCGCTGCAGTAGTGCCAGGTAAGGGAAGTCCGCATCTTGAATTTGATTTTTACACATATGATAAAGGTGAAGTTGTTATACAGGCTAATTTTTCGCCCACGCTTAATTTCAGAAACGACAAAAACGGATTTCAATATGCTGTGTCGATCGATGACGAGCAGCCTCAAATGGTGTCGGTAAATAACGATACCGATGCAAACGTGTGGCGCAGATGGGTAGCCAGTAACATCATCGTTAAAAAGTCAAGCCATACTATCGCTGCACCCGGTAAGCACACGCTTAAATACTGGATGGTAAGCAACGGATTGGTTTTACAAAAGATGGTGCTGGATTTCGGTGGTGTTAAGCCAAGTTACCTCGGCCCACCCGAAACGTTGGCGAAATAG
- a CDS encoding transketolase C-terminal domain-containing protein, with product MTKYTYTEKKDTRSGFGAGLLEAGKRDPRVVALCADLVGSLKMQDFINAFPERFVQVGIAEANMIGIAAGLTIDGHIPFTGTFANFSTGRVYDQIRQSVAYSDKNVKICASHAGLTLGEDGATHQILEDLGMMKMLPGMTVINPCDYNQTKAATLAIAQHHGPVYLRFGRPVVPIFTPADQVFEIGKAWMVSEGTDVTIIATGHLVWEAIQACEQLEAMGISAEIINIHTIKPLDEEAILKSVTKTRCVVTAEEHNRLGGLGDSVAHVLARHLPSPQEYVAVNDSFGESGTPEQLMQKYKLNAPAIVEAAQKAIQRKG from the coding sequence GTGACTAAGTATACATATACAGAAAAAAAAGATACCCGCTCGGGCTTTGGAGCGGGACTGCTGGAGGCCGGTAAACGCGACCCTAGAGTAGTTGCCCTTTGTGCCGACCTGGTTGGCTCACTTAAGATGCAGGATTTCATCAATGCCTTCCCTGAGCGTTTTGTGCAGGTAGGTATTGCTGAAGCTAACATGATTGGTATTGCTGCCGGTTTAACCATCGACGGGCATATCCCGTTCACCGGTACATTTGCTAACTTTTCTACCGGCCGCGTTTACGATCAGATTCGCCAGTCGGTAGCTTACTCGGACAAAAACGTTAAAATTTGTGCTTCACACGCCGGTTTAACACTGGGTGAAGATGGCGCAACCCACCAGATTTTAGAGGACTTGGGCATGATGAAAATGCTGCCCGGCATGACGGTAATTAACCCTTGCGATTATAACCAAACCAAAGCTGCCACTTTAGCTATAGCCCAGCATCATGGCCCGGTATACCTGCGCTTTGGTCGCCCGGTGGTGCCTATCTTTACCCCTGCCGACCAGGTATTTGAGATTGGCAAAGCCTGGATGGTAAGCGAGGGTACGGATGTAACCATCATTGCTACCGGCCATTTGGTATGGGAAGCTATACAAGCCTGCGAACAACTGGAAGCTATGGGTATTTCAGCCGAGATTATCAATATCCACACCATCAAACCATTGGACGAAGAAGCTATACTGAAATCGGTAACTAAAACGCGTTGCGTGGTAACCGCCGAAGAGCACAACCGTTTAGGCGGCCTGGGCGACTCGGTAGCACATGTATTGGCACGTCACCTGCCATCTCCGCAAGAGTATGTGGCCGTAAACGATTCGTTTGGTGAATCAGGTACTCCTGAGCAATTGATGCAAAAATATAAGCTTAACGCACCTGCTATTGTAGAGGCAGCTCAAAAAGCTATTCAGCGCAAAGGTTAA
- a CDS encoding transketolase: MTQDIQELKGIASQVRRDVVRMVHGCQSGHPGGSLGCTDFLVALYFSIMKHNPSFSMEGKGEDLFFLSNGHISPVFYSVLAHSGYFDKAEMSTFRKLDSRLQGHPTTHEGLPGVRIASGSLGQGLSVAIGAALGKKLSGDDRLVFTLHGDGELQEGQIWEAAMFAPHNRVDNLIATVDVNGQQIDGPTKVVLSLGDLRAKFEAFGWQVMEMQGNDMAAVVDGLQKAISLSGQGKPVMILMQTEMGAGVDFMMGSHKWHGVAPNDAQLEQALGQLEETLGDY; encoded by the coding sequence ATGACACAAGACATACAAGAGCTTAAAGGCATTGCCTCACAAGTGCGCCGCGATGTGGTGCGCATGGTGCATGGCTGCCAGAGTGGTCACCCGGGCGGCTCATTGGGCTGTACCGACTTTTTAGTGGCCCTATATTTTTCAATAATGAAACACAATCCTTCCTTCTCGATGGAAGGTAAAGGCGAGGATTTATTCTTTTTATCTAACGGTCACATTTCGCCCGTTTTTTACTCTGTTTTAGCGCATTCAGGCTATTTTGATAAAGCCGAGATGTCTACCTTCCGTAAACTGGATTCGCGCTTACAAGGTCACCCAACTACGCACGAAGGATTGCCAGGTGTACGTATTGCATCTGGTTCATTAGGCCAGGGCCTTTCGGTAGCAATTGGTGCTGCGTTAGGTAAAAAACTGAGCGGCGATGATCGGTTGGTTTTCACTTTACACGGCGACGGTGAATTACAGGAAGGACAAATTTGGGAAGCGGCTATGTTTGCGCCGCACAACCGTGTAGACAACCTGATTGCTACCGTAGACGTGAATGGCCAGCAGATTGACGGCCCTACTAAAGTAGTACTTTCTTTAGGCGACCTGAGAGCAAAATTTGAGGCTTTTGGCTGGCAAGTAATGGAAATGCAAGGCAACGATATGGCTGCTGTAGTAGATGGCTTGCAAAAAGCCATCAGCCTGAGTGGCCAGGGCAAACCGGTGATGATTTTAATGCAGACCGAAATGGGTGCAGGCGTTGATTTCATGATGGGCTCGCATAAATGGCACGGCGTTGCCCCTAACGATGCCCAACTGGAGCAGGCGTTAGGCCAGTTAGAGGAAACTCTGGGAGACTATTAA
- the fsa gene encoding fructose-6-phosphate aldolase: protein MKFFIDTANLAQIKEAHELGVLDGVTTNPSLMAKEGITGEENVKAHYKAICEITDGDVSAEVIATTYDEMIKEGLELAKLHERIVVKVPMIKDGVRAIKYFSKQGIKTNCTLVFSAGQALLAAKAGATYVSPFIGRLDDISTDGLQLIEDIRLIYDNYGYETQILAASVRHAMHIINCAKIGSDVITGPLSAMLSLLKHPLTDNGLAQFLADHAKAAEAGK, encoded by the coding sequence ATGAAGTTTTTTATTGACACGGCGAATCTTGCACAAATTAAAGAAGCGCACGAACTGGGTGTACTTGACGGTGTAACCACCAACCCCTCACTGATGGCTAAAGAAGGCATTACCGGTGAAGAGAACGTCAAAGCACATTACAAAGCTATTTGCGAAATTACCGACGGTGATGTTAGCGCCGAAGTAATTGCCACTACCTACGACGAAATGATTAAAGAAGGCCTGGAACTGGCTAAACTACATGAGCGTATTGTAGTAAAAGTTCCGATGATTAAAGACGGTGTAAGAGCCATCAAATATTTTTCTAAACAAGGCATCAAAACCAACTGCACGCTGGTTTTCTCAGCCGGACAAGCTCTACTTGCTGCCAAAGCTGGTGCTACTTACGTATCGCCGTTTATCGGCAGGTTAGATGATATATCAACTGACGGTCTGCAACTCATTGAAGACATCCGTTTAATTTATGACAACTACGGCTACGAAACGCAAATTTTAGCGGCTTCTGTACGCCACGCTATGCACATCATCAACTGTGCTAAAATAGGTTCTGACGTAATTACCGGTCCGTTATCAGCTATGCTTTCACTGCTGAAACACCCGTTAACCGACAATGGCCTGGCCCAGTTTCTGGCCGACCACGCTAAAGCAGCTGAAGCTGGTAAATAG